A region from the Vibrio artabrorum genome encodes:
- a CDS encoding SPOR domain-containing protein: MKKFAIVTLPLFLAACVSGDYVTNVTSDSYQEEYKTAKVEAPVVSQSEQTSVVEENVEQPVVKTAPVEQKVTQTTAVKPIATVVGPTKKQQEMNQRFGYTVQVVAVGTQNKVDSFVKMLPMTQQPVWENYKMVNGTKWFTVLYGDYATRLEAKKAIATLPATFQNLKPFVKSIDDIKNSEYPTLNKLN, encoded by the coding sequence ATGAAAAAATTTGCAATTGTGACTTTGCCACTGTTCTTGGCTGCATGTGTGTCTGGCGATTACGTTACAAATGTAACTTCAGATAGTTATCAAGAAGAGTACAAAACAGCCAAAGTTGAAGCACCCGTTGTATCTCAATCTGAACAAACGAGTGTTGTTGAAGAGAATGTTGAACAACCTGTTGTCAAGACCGCGCCGGTTGAACAAAAAGTGACTCAAACAACGGCAGTTAAGCCAATTGCCACTGTTGTAGGCCCAACCAAGAAACAACAAGAGATGAACCAGCGCTTCGGTTACACCGTTCAAGTGGTAGCGGTAGGCACCCAAAATAAAGTCGACTCTTTCGTAAAAATGCTCCCGATGACACAGCAACCTGTTTGGGAAAACTACAAAATGGTTAATGGCACGAAATGGTTTACCGTTCTTTACGGTGACTACGCTACACGCTTAGAAGCTAAGAAAGCCATTGCGACCTTGCCGGCCACTTTCCAAAACTTGAAGCCGTTCGTTAAGAGCATTGATGATATCAAAAACTCTGAATACCCGACGCTTAACAAGTTGAACTAA
- a CDS encoding D-alanine--D-alanine ligase yields MNTTNILLLCGGGSSEHEVSVVSANYLYAELNSVADFNVLRVEIKSEGWCLDSGELVYLDINNQTLCGNNLKSKVDFIVPCIHGFPGETGDIQSLFEMAKIPYLGCGPEASNNSFNKITSKLWYDALGIPNTPYLFLSDNTEKTHLQATQAFDTWGKVFVKAARQGSSVGCYQVNQVEDLSEAINKAFTFSDQVLIEQSVIPRELEVAAYEMDGELHISKPGEVIAPNGAFYSYEEKYSANSHSITEVEASNLTDEQRMLIADSARKVFTQMKLRHLSRIDFFLTQDNKIYLNEVNTFPGMTPISMFPKMVENDGYKFSEFLENCVRTSLL; encoded by the coding sequence ATGAACACCACAAACATCCTTTTACTTTGCGGCGGTGGATCTTCTGAGCATGAAGTGTCCGTAGTTTCAGCCAATTATCTTTATGCTGAACTCAATAGCGTTGCAGATTTTAATGTTTTAAGAGTTGAGATTAAGAGTGAAGGTTGGTGTCTTGATTCGGGAGAGTTAGTCTATCTTGATATTAATAACCAAACTTTATGTGGTAACAATCTCAAATCTAAAGTCGATTTCATCGTGCCTTGCATTCACGGTTTCCCAGGGGAAACGGGTGACATTCAATCTCTGTTTGAAATGGCCAAAATCCCGTATCTAGGTTGTGGACCTGAAGCAAGTAACAACAGCTTTAATAAGATCACATCTAAACTATGGTATGACGCACTTGGTATTCCAAATACGCCATACTTGTTCTTATCTGACAACACAGAAAAAACGCACTTACAAGCGACTCAAGCGTTTGATACTTGGGGAAAAGTTTTCGTAAAGGCAGCTCGACAAGGTTCTTCTGTTGGTTGTTATCAAGTCAATCAAGTTGAAGACTTAAGCGAAGCGATAAACAAGGCGTTTACCTTCTCGGATCAAGTACTTATTGAACAATCAGTGATACCGAGAGAGCTAGAAGTTGCAGCTTATGAAATGGATGGAGAACTTCACATCAGTAAGCCGGGCGAAGTGATTGCCCCAAATGGTGCATTCTATTCTTATGAAGAAAAATACAGCGCCAACAGTCACTCTATCACCGAAGTGGAAGCGAGCAACCTAACCGACGAGCAACGAATGTTGATTGCAGATAGCGCGCGTAAAGTCTTTACTCAAATGAAGCTTCGTCACTTATCGCGTATTGATTTTTTCTTAACGCAAGACAATAAGATTTACCTCAATGAAGTCAATACCTTCCCAGGTATGACACCAATTTCAATGTTCCCGAAAATGGTTGAAAACGACGGTTATAAATTTAGCGAGTTCCTAGAAAATTGCGTTAGAACCAGCCTCCTTTAG
- a CDS encoding 5-oxoprolinase subunit PxpA encodes MTTKIMLNCDMGESYGKWKMGDDESVMEWVDMANIACGFHASDPHVMSKTIKLAQHYRTQIGAHPGYQDLVGFGRRSIPHTMDQISELVCYQVGALQALCRYHHASVGYVKPHGALYNDMMANIDIFNAVAQAVAEFNIPLMILSSSDNQQYLDIADDHDLPLLFEAFADRAYLNNGQLALRTQKGAVYVNQDDIYNQVMQIVNYGSVTTIEGERLSIEADTICVHGDNPQSTALIRKIRQDLNALN; translated from the coding sequence GTGACAACCAAGATAATGCTTAATTGCGACATGGGAGAGAGTTACGGAAAATGGAAGATGGGTGACGATGAGTCAGTCATGGAGTGGGTTGATATGGCAAACATTGCTTGCGGTTTTCACGCGTCGGATCCACATGTGATGTCAAAGACCATCAAACTGGCACAGCATTACCGTACTCAAATTGGTGCTCATCCCGGCTACCAAGATTTGGTTGGGTTTGGACGTCGCTCAATCCCACATACCATGGATCAAATAAGTGAATTAGTGTGTTATCAAGTCGGCGCATTACAAGCCCTTTGCCGCTATCACCATGCCTCTGTTGGGTATGTGAAACCTCATGGTGCCCTTTATAACGATATGATGGCGAACATCGATATTTTTAACGCTGTTGCTCAAGCGGTGGCTGAATTTAATATCCCTCTCATGATTCTTTCTTCATCTGATAACCAACAATATTTAGATATAGCAGACGATCACGACTTACCTCTACTGTTTGAAGCATTCGCTGATCGAGCTTACTTAAATAACGGTCAATTGGCGCTACGCACGCAAAAAGGGGCGGTATACGTAAATCAAGATGATATCTATAACCAAGTCATGCAAATCGTTAATTATGGATCTGTAACGACGATTGAGGGTGAGCGACTGTCTATTGAAGCGGATACCATCTGTGTACATGGTGACAACCCCCAATCTACCGCACTGATTAGAAAAATCAGACAAGATCTAAATGCATTGAATTAG
- the galE gene encoding UDP-glucose 4-epimerase GalE, which translates to MNVLVTGGMGYIGSHTSIQMINAGMTPVLFDNLYNSKPSVLERIEKVSGVRPNFIEGDVRDKALLIKTMKEHSIEAVIHFAGLKAVGESVEKPLEYYDNNVNGSLVLVDAMREANVKTLVFSSSATVYGDPASVPITEDFPTSATNPYGRSKLMVEECLTDFQKANPDWSITLLRYFNPVGSHPSGELGEDPQGIPNNLMPFVSQVAVGRREYLSIFGNDYPTKDGTGVRDYIHVMDLSDGHIAALEKVGRKDGLHIYNLGTGNGSSVLDMVKAFEKASGKQIPYKLVERRPGDIAECWADPAKAQKELGWNATRTLSEMTEDTWRWQSTNPNGFPS; encoded by the coding sequence ATGAATGTTCTAGTGACAGGTGGCATGGGTTACATTGGTAGCCATACAAGTATCCAGATGATTAACGCAGGCATGACGCCAGTACTGTTTGATAACTTGTACAACAGCAAACCAAGTGTTCTTGAGCGTATTGAAAAAGTGTCTGGCGTTCGCCCTAATTTTATTGAAGGTGACGTTCGTGATAAAGCGCTTTTGATTAAAACCATGAAAGAACATAGCATCGAAGCGGTAATTCATTTTGCTGGCCTGAAAGCGGTCGGTGAATCTGTCGAAAAACCACTTGAGTACTACGACAATAATGTTAATGGTTCGCTAGTACTGGTTGATGCAATGCGCGAAGCCAATGTGAAAACGTTGGTGTTTAGTTCGTCTGCTACTGTTTACGGCGATCCCGCTAGCGTTCCGATTACAGAAGACTTCCCAACAAGTGCAACTAACCCTTATGGGCGTAGTAAGTTGATGGTAGAAGAGTGTTTAACTGATTTCCAAAAAGCCAATCCAGACTGGAGCATTACACTGCTGCGTTATTTTAACCCAGTCGGTTCACATCCAAGTGGAGAGTTGGGAGAAGACCCACAAGGTATTCCCAATAACTTGATGCCATTTGTCTCTCAAGTTGCGGTGGGGCGACGCGAGTACTTATCTATATTTGGTAATGACTACCCAACGAAAGACGGTACTGGCGTTCGAGATTACATTCACGTTATGGATCTATCTGATGGCCATATTGCTGCACTTGAGAAAGTAGGGCGTAAAGATGGTCTTCATATCTACAACCTTGGCACCGGCAATGGTTCAAGTGTTTTAGACATGGTAAAAGCATTCGAAAAAGCAAGCGGTAAACAAATCCCTTATAAACTGGTTGAACGTCGCCCTGGTGATATCGCGGAATGTTGGGCCGATCCAGCAAAAGCTCAAAAAGAGCTGGGTTGGAATGCAACGCGAACCCTGAGTGAAATGACCGAAGATACCTGGCGTTGGCAATCAACAAACCCTAATGGTTTTCCAAGTTGA
- a CDS encoding 5-oxoprolinase subunit C family protein: MVNSAVTPTITVIKPGPLSLIQDFGRFGVAHLGLTQGGPVDDYSYSWANHLLGNPVNRAALEVTLGQCVLRIDYDCEMALCGGDLQAKLDGKPLDNWSTFQAFKGQILSFGKAMNGLRSYIAIKGGFHVPMTMHSCATVTREKIGGLNQDGQACQKGQTINFIQHDLCRPFKAVSVTFRYQPDYNLPVNLRVIESYQSTLFSESAKKTLYNARYLVDQHSNRMGYRLSGDPITSPDITLLSEGIALGAIQIPPDGQPIVLLNDRQTIGGYPKVGCVARIDLPRLAQAKTGHAITFSKGDRLGLQEVWCQWAQFFGY, from the coding sequence ATGGTTAACTCAGCCGTGACACCCACAATTACGGTGATCAAGCCCGGCCCACTTTCTCTTATCCAAGATTTTGGCCGGTTTGGGGTTGCTCATCTTGGCTTAACACAGGGAGGGCCTGTTGATGACTACTCCTATAGTTGGGCAAACCATCTGCTCGGCAATCCTGTTAACCGAGCTGCGTTGGAGGTGACTCTTGGGCAATGTGTTTTAAGAATCGATTATGATTGTGAGATGGCTTTATGTGGCGGTGATTTACAGGCTAAGCTCGATGGTAAACCTCTTGATAACTGGAGCACCTTCCAAGCTTTTAAAGGACAAATTCTCTCATTTGGTAAAGCGATGAACGGGTTGCGGTCATATATCGCAATTAAAGGGGGCTTCCACGTTCCCATGACGATGCACAGTTGTGCGACCGTGACACGAGAAAAGATCGGTGGACTAAACCAAGATGGGCAAGCCTGCCAGAAGGGACAGACTATCAATTTTATCCAACACGATTTATGCCGACCATTTAAAGCCGTGAGCGTCACCTTCCGATATCAACCTGATTACAATTTACCGGTTAACTTAAGAGTGATTGAAAGCTATCAAAGTACCCTATTTTCAGAATCAGCAAAGAAGACGTTGTATAACGCGCGTTACCTCGTTGACCAACATTCAAATCGAATGGGTTATCGCCTCAGTGGTGACCCCATCACTTCCCCTGACATAACCTTACTATCGGAAGGGATTGCACTTGGTGCTATTCAAATCCCACCAGATGGACAACCTATCGTGTTGCTTAATGATAGACAAACCATTGGTGGCTACCCGAAAGTAGGATGTGTTGCAAGAATCGACCTACCGCGCTTAGCACAAGCAAAAACTGGACATGCGATAACATTTAGCAAAGGCGACCGTTTGGGCTTGCAAGAGGTTTGGTGTCAATGGGCGCAATTTTTCGGTTATTAG
- a CDS encoding 5-oxoprolinase subunit B family protein: MSTNPIEFNIAPVAECSVLVTLTIPPSTHRSPTIYAQYIARACDAIRQNLATVLMNVTPAYYSILVDYLPYRISEQQCITQLNLLLTQTLSSSIKTNDTGNIIELPAYYSLETALDLHRYQEKGLSLNDIIQYHTSQTYCVSAIGFMPGFAFMSDVVSELILPRHSTPRLAVPKGSIAIAGSKTAVYPSESPGGWNIIGHCPLPLFDHHQLKSAQGTQPSLSLLNVGDTVHFTSISKREFIKLSRGVTNG; encoded by the coding sequence ATGTCGACGAATCCCATTGAATTCAATATTGCGCCTGTTGCTGAGTGCAGCGTGTTAGTGACTTTAACGATACCCCCCTCAACCCATCGTTCTCCCACCATTTACGCGCAGTATATTGCGCGCGCTTGTGATGCAATTCGTCAAAACCTAGCCACCGTTTTAATGAATGTAACCCCAGCTTACTACTCAATATTGGTTGACTATTTACCTTATCGAATTTCAGAACAGCAATGTATAACACAACTAAATTTGCTGTTAACCCAGACCCTATCTTCATCCATAAAGACCAATGACACGGGCAATATTATTGAATTACCCGCGTATTATTCACTAGAAACAGCGCTCGATTTACATAGATATCAAGAAAAAGGCTTATCACTTAACGATATCATTCAATACCACACCTCACAGACGTACTGCGTCAGTGCCATTGGGTTTATGCCAGGCTTTGCATTCATGTCAGATGTGGTTAGTGAGCTTATTTTACCGCGCCATTCAACGCCTCGCTTAGCTGTGCCAAAAGGCAGTATCGCAATCGCAGGGTCAAAAACAGCGGTTTACCCATCAGAATCACCTGGTGGTTGGAACATTATTGGTCATTGCCCGTTGCCGTTGTTTGATCACCACCAATTAAAGAGTGCACAGGGTACACAACCGTCACTATCACTGCTAAATGTCGGTGATACGGTCCATTTTACATCAATCTCGAAAAGAGAGTTTATCAAGTTAAGTCGAGGTGTCACCAATGGTTAA
- a CDS encoding TonB-dependent hemoglobin/transferrin/lactoferrin family receptor: MYKQSLLSASIILALSSTSAFAEDYALFDEVVVSSTRTNQTLINTAASVTVISDKQIEENMAKDVNEIFEYTPGITMNSSPRQGAQTINIRGIEGKRVKILVDGSSQPGSFDGGPYAFINSSGISIDPDMIKSVEIIKGAASSLHGSDAIGGVVAFETKDPTDFLKAGEDFGGHAKLSYSSEDNAFSEHVALANRFGDLETLVAYTRRDGKELQNFRDSNNLENYAVENQDTSADNLLVKLQYQLNESHRIEFLAELIKDTSDSDIYHSSYDSYTGADDTEQNRFAIKHIWFADGAIADTVTSKVSYISKEENGVTKRFKPAGPGMPPWVPANNDNLQTKDYEYTEDKLEVETQLDKEINNHYLVYGATYTHSDISNTNMEYNSDPATPDQLYVYTPDAKEQKFGLFVQDEMSLMNDKLIVTPGVRFDYFSTDPGNNTAESLTDFSDSAVTGRLGSTYKITDTGTLFGQISQGFRAPSFDELYYTYDNPGHGYVNDPNPDLKSETSISYELGYRHNTQASSSEIAAYYSDYDDFIENVVTKKVGGTTHYSNVNLDSATIKGVEFSNTLLWDVLVGAPKGISTHFAASYTEGEDGNGHALNSVNPWNAVLGLNYDAPNQNWGTSLKLNYTANKSGSDINFDDESGGNAGQTELPSATVVDLTAYYKPMKDLTIRGGVFNLTNEEYYRWNDIRGDDQLYKENSQAERNYGISAKYEF, encoded by the coding sequence ATGTATAAGCAATCCCTACTCTCAGCTTCAATCATTTTGGCGCTTTCATCAACATCAGCTTTCGCTGAAGATTATGCCCTATTTGACGAGGTTGTTGTATCGTCAACTCGCACGAATCAAACTCTTATCAATACCGCGGCCTCTGTGACGGTTATCTCTGATAAGCAAATTGAGGAGAACATGGCAAAAGATGTGAACGAAATCTTCGAATACACACCAGGTATCACGATGAACTCGAGTCCTCGCCAAGGGGCGCAGACTATCAATATTCGTGGCATAGAAGGCAAACGCGTTAAGATTTTGGTCGATGGGTCCTCTCAACCAGGCTCATTTGACGGTGGTCCTTACGCATTTATTAACTCTAGCGGTATTTCAATCGATCCTGACATGATCAAAAGTGTCGAAATTATCAAAGGTGCGGCTTCAAGTTTACACGGAAGTGACGCTATTGGTGGTGTGGTTGCCTTTGAAACGAAAGACCCTACTGATTTCTTGAAAGCGGGCGAAGACTTCGGTGGCCACGCGAAACTATCTTACTCTTCAGAAGATAACGCTTTCAGTGAGCATGTTGCCTTAGCGAATCGATTTGGTGATTTAGAAACATTGGTTGCCTACACTCGCCGTGACGGTAAAGAGCTGCAAAACTTCCGTGACTCTAATAACTTAGAGAATTACGCAGTAGAAAATCAAGACACATCAGCGGATAACCTATTGGTAAAACTGCAATATCAATTGAATGAAAGCCATCGTATTGAGTTTCTCGCTGAGCTCATCAAAGATACTTCAGACTCGGACATTTATCACTCAAGCTACGATAGCTACACGGGTGCAGATGATACAGAGCAAAATCGATTTGCGATTAAACACATTTGGTTCGCTGATGGTGCTATCGCTGACACCGTGACAAGTAAGGTGTCATACATATCTAAAGAAGAAAATGGTGTGACGAAGCGTTTTAAACCAGCGGGGCCAGGTATGCCACCTTGGGTGCCAGCGAACAACGATAACTTGCAAACGAAAGACTATGAATACACCGAAGATAAGCTTGAGGTCGAAACGCAGTTAGATAAAGAGATTAACAACCATTACCTCGTTTACGGTGCAACATATACTCATAGTGATATCAGCAATACCAACATGGAGTATAATTCTGATCCTGCGACCCCTGATCAGCTTTATGTGTACACTCCTGATGCGAAAGAGCAAAAATTTGGCCTGTTTGTTCAAGACGAAATGAGCTTAATGAACGACAAACTGATTGTTACTCCAGGTGTTCGTTTTGACTACTTCTCAACGGACCCTGGTAATAATACCGCAGAATCATTAACTGATTTCTCAGATTCTGCGGTAACTGGACGTTTAGGCTCAACATACAAAATTACTGATACAGGCACCCTTTTTGGCCAAATTAGCCAAGGCTTTAGAGCCCCTTCTTTCGATGAACTGTACTACACGTATGACAACCCAGGACATGGTTACGTAAATGACCCCAACCCGGATCTTAAGTCTGAAACCAGTATCTCTTACGAACTAGGTTACCGTCATAATACACAGGCTTCGTCGTCTGAAATTGCTGCTTATTACAGTGATTACGATGACTTCATCGAAAATGTGGTCACGAAAAAAGTGGGCGGAACAACACACTACTCTAACGTTAACTTAGATTCGGCAACAATTAAGGGGGTTGAATTCTCCAACACGTTACTGTGGGATGTTTTGGTCGGTGCACCAAAAGGAATTTCAACTCACTTCGCTGCTTCATATACAGAGGGTGAAGATGGAAACGGTCATGCACTAAATAGTGTAAACCCTTGGAATGCTGTATTAGGTCTTAACTACGATGCGCCAAACCAAAACTGGGGGACTAGCCTTAAGTTAAACTACACGGCTAACAAGTCTGGTTCAGACATTAACTTCGATGACGAAAGCGGTGGCAACGCGGGTCAAACTGAACTCCCGAGTGCTACGGTTGTTGACCTAACGGCTTACTACAAGCCAATGAAGGACCTGACTATTCGTGGTGGTGTATTCAACTTGACTAACGAAGAGTACTATCGTTGGAACGATATTCGTGGCGACGATCAGCTCTACAAAGAGAACTCGCAAGCAGAAAGAAACTACGGCATTTCAGCTAAATACGAATTCTAA
- a CDS encoding LysR family transcriptional regulator, whose translation MHSPITLEALHILDAIERRGSFAAAANEMDRAPSSLSYQIQKLEQDLDIMIFDRSGHRANFTEAGQLILEQGRVILGATERLVNEASILANGWELDLTIAFDGIIPITHFFPMVDELGKISKTRVRLQEEILAGCWEALIDDRADLLVCPKVDTIPNGLKSDVIGKMEMVWVAASNHYVHKRSGEFNQKARESYRVIAIADTARDQPALSINILEKQPRLTVTSFPAKVEALISGLGIGTLPTSVATPLIESGVLQQISGTEPQPIDIVMAWRRNKMGDAKSWCIQHLKKTWSLK comes from the coding sequence ATGCATAGTCCAATAACACTTGAAGCACTACACATACTCGATGCCATCGAGCGTCGGGGAAGTTTCGCCGCTGCGGCAAATGAAATGGATAGAGCACCATCATCGCTGAGTTACCAAATTCAGAAATTAGAGCAAGACTTAGATATTATGATTTTTGACCGTTCTGGACATCGAGCGAATTTTACAGAAGCAGGCCAATTGATACTTGAGCAAGGTAGGGTAATTCTTGGAGCAACAGAACGACTCGTTAATGAGGCGAGCATTCTCGCCAATGGTTGGGAGTTGGATTTAACCATTGCCTTTGATGGTATTATTCCGATTACTCATTTTTTTCCAATGGTCGATGAGCTTGGAAAAATCAGTAAGACACGCGTTCGTTTACAAGAAGAAATATTAGCGGGCTGTTGGGAGGCGCTTATCGACGATCGTGCCGACTTACTCGTGTGCCCAAAGGTTGACACCATTCCTAACGGTCTTAAAAGTGACGTTATCGGTAAAATGGAAATGGTTTGGGTTGCAGCGTCAAACCATTATGTACACAAACGTTCTGGTGAATTTAACCAAAAAGCAAGGGAAAGTTACAGGGTTATTGCCATTGCGGATACCGCTCGTGATCAACCAGCATTAAGTATTAATATTTTAGAAAAACAGCCACGGCTAACTGTGACAAGCTTCCCTGCAAAAGTAGAGGCTCTGATAAGTGGATTAGGGATTGGTACTTTACCGACTAGCGTTGCTACACCTTTAATTGAATCGGGCGTTCTACAGCAGATTTCGGGAACAGAACCACAGCCGATCGATATCGTTATGGCTTGGCGACGCAACAAAATGGGCGACGCTAAATCATGGTGTATTCAACACCTTAAAAAGACATGGTCACTTAAGTAA
- a CDS encoding bifunctional acetate--CoA ligase family protein/GNAT family N-acetyltransferase, whose translation MNHLDPLLKPRSIAVVGASQQETRAGYIVMNNLLHGDFKGAVMPVTPKYDSVAGVLSYKNILSLPIVPDLAILCTNATRNIAIFDELAEKGIASVIVMSSDMHRISDNGETFESRCLAIAKKHNIRVLGPNSLGIIIPWLKLNASFSPVTALPGKIAFVSQSAAVCTTILDWANDKEIGFSAFISIGNGGDIEFSELLDYLSTDSHTEAILLYLDSIKDARRFISAARAASRNRRILVLKGGRTVKGRAAAIAHTGGVDTLDIIYDSAIRRSGMLRVKNLHELFAAVETLTHSVPLRGERLAIVTNGGGPAIMAVDTLFDRGGKLAELSEETVEKLNEVLPESWSYSNPIDIVGDAGDQRYIDTINILLDGDEADAILIMHSPSAIAHSTKTAERIIEAIKKHPRHKRFNILTNWSGELTARPARKRFTEAGFPTYRTPESSVVAFMHLVEYRRNQRQLKETPTTAEKVHIEDLADAKNWIKRQLLDKNTVSLDTHQNSQFFKSFNLDVLPTWIASDPSEAVHIAETIGYPVAVKLRSPDIAHKSDVQGVMLNLRNSNEVANAAQAILDRSQLSFPTAHIHGLLIQGMAKLAGGQELRVKVITDQTFGPIILLGQGGSEWDESIDAAAAFPPLNMTLARYLIIRAIKSGKIRLQKLPNPIDIAGLSELLVRISQMVVDCPEIHDLDIHPVLANGDKFTILDADIILKAYEGDPQERLAIRPYPVELEEQIQLKDGTQVLLRPILPEDEPLHADFISHVSKEDLYKRFFSDVGEFNHEALANFTQIDFDREIAFVVVRKEQGVPAIIGVSRALINPENTDAEFAILIRSDLKGIGLGRILLTKVIDYCRAKQTKQMSGMTMPTNRGMLTLAQKLGFKLEISFEDGTADMVLPLLK comes from the coding sequence ATGAATCATCTTGATCCCCTACTCAAACCCCGCTCAATCGCTGTAGTTGGTGCTTCTCAACAAGAAACGCGAGCGGGATATATCGTTATGAATAATCTGCTGCACGGGGATTTTAAAGGTGCGGTAATGCCAGTTACGCCTAAATATGACTCTGTTGCAGGCGTACTTTCTTACAAGAACATTTTATCACTGCCTATCGTGCCCGATCTTGCTATTTTATGTACCAATGCAACGAGAAATATCGCGATTTTTGATGAGTTAGCGGAGAAAGGTATCGCGTCTGTCATTGTTATGTCATCTGACATGCACCGTATCAGTGATAATGGTGAGACCTTTGAATCCCGATGCCTAGCGATCGCAAAAAAGCATAACATTCGTGTACTTGGTCCAAATAGCCTTGGCATTATTATTCCATGGTTAAAGCTAAATGCCTCTTTCTCTCCTGTCACGGCTCTACCTGGTAAAATTGCGTTTGTTTCACAATCTGCAGCCGTGTGTACTACGATTCTCGATTGGGCAAATGATAAAGAGATTGGTTTCTCGGCGTTTATCTCGATAGGTAATGGCGGCGATATCGAATTCTCGGAATTGTTGGATTATCTGAGCACCGACTCCCACACTGAAGCAATCTTGCTCTATCTTGATAGTATTAAAGATGCAAGACGCTTTATCTCTGCAGCACGTGCCGCCTCGCGTAATCGAAGAATTCTGGTGCTTAAAGGTGGAAGAACCGTGAAAGGGCGAGCGGCTGCAATCGCCCATACCGGCGGTGTCGACACATTAGATATTATCTATGATTCAGCCATTCGACGCAGCGGCATGTTGCGAGTTAAAAACTTACATGAACTGTTCGCTGCGGTAGAAACTCTGACTCATTCAGTGCCCTTGAGAGGCGAGCGCTTGGCGATTGTTACCAATGGCGGCGGCCCTGCTATTATGGCGGTCGACACCTTATTTGACCGTGGCGGAAAGCTTGCTGAGCTATCAGAAGAGACAGTCGAAAAATTGAACGAGGTTTTGCCAGAAAGTTGGTCTTATAGCAATCCTATCGACATTGTTGGCGATGCCGGTGATCAACGCTATATCGACACCATAAACATCTTACTCGATGGCGATGAAGCGGATGCGATTTTGATCATGCACAGCCCTTCAGCCATTGCACATTCAACTAAAACCGCAGAGCGAATCATTGAAGCCATTAAAAAGCACCCTCGCCACAAGCGATTTAACATCCTGACCAATTGGTCTGGAGAGCTAACAGCAAGGCCAGCACGAAAGCGGTTTACCGAAGCGGGTTTCCCTACCTATCGAACACCTGAAAGCTCAGTGGTCGCATTCATGCACTTAGTCGAGTACCGACGTAACCAACGTCAACTGAAGGAAACGCCGACCACGGCAGAAAAAGTACACATTGAAGACTTAGCGGATGCGAAAAATTGGATAAAACGACAACTACTGGATAAAAACACAGTTAGTCTTGATACTCATCAAAATAGCCAGTTCTTCAAGAGTTTCAATCTCGATGTATTACCGACCTGGATCGCATCTGATCCGAGTGAAGCGGTACACATTGCCGAAACCATTGGTTATCCCGTTGCAGTGAAATTACGTTCACCGGATATTGCGCATAAGTCGGACGTACAAGGTGTGATGCTGAATCTACGAAACAGCAATGAAGTCGCAAATGCAGCTCAGGCAATTCTCGATCGCTCTCAATTATCGTTCCCTACTGCCCATATCCACGGTCTGTTAATTCAAGGTATGGCGAAGCTTGCAGGAGGCCAAGAGTTGCGTGTTAAAGTCATTACAGACCAAACTTTTGGCCCCATAATTTTACTCGGCCAAGGCGGTTCAGAGTGGGATGAGTCTATCGATGCTGCCGCTGCGTTCCCACCGCTAAACATGACACTGGCACGCTACTTGATAATTCGGGCGATAAAAAGTGGCAAGATCCGCCTACAAAAACTCCCTAATCCAATCGATATTGCGGGACTTTCTGAATTATTGGTGCGTATATCGCAAATGGTGGTTGATTGTCCGGAGATACATGATTTGGATATCCATCCAGTACTGGCTAATGGAGATAAGTTTACCATTTTAGACGCCGATATTATTTTGAAAGCTTACGAAGGAGACCCTCAAGAGCGACTTGCTATCCGTCCTTACCCGGTTGAGCTTGAAGAACAAATCCAGTTAAAAGATGGGACGCAAGTGTTGCTACGCCCTATTTTACCGGAAGATGAACCGCTTCATGCTGACTTCATTAGCCATGTGTCTAAAGAAGATCTCTATAAACGTTTCTTTAGTGATGTGGGTGAGTTTAATCATGAGGCATTGGCCAATTTCACTCAAATTGATTTCGATCGAGAGATAGCATTTGTGGTTGTTCGTAAGGAACAAGGCGTTCCTGCTATTATCGGGGTGTCGAGAGCCTTGATTAATCCAGAAAATACCGACGCAGAGTTTGCGATATTAATACGTTCTGATCTCAAAGGTATCGGTTTAGGTCGAATTCTTCTCACTAAGGTAATCGACTACTGCCGAGCCAAACAGACCAAGCAGATGTCAGGTATGACAATGCCGACAAACAGAGGGATGCTAACACTCGCTCAAAAACTCGGTTTTAAGCTAGAGATCAGTTTTGAAGACGGTACTGCGGACATGGTATTGCCATTACTTAAGTGA